In one Arachis duranensis cultivar V14167 chromosome 9, aradu.V14167.gnm2.J7QH, whole genome shotgun sequence genomic region, the following are encoded:
- the LOC107465921 gene encoding glucan endo-1,3-beta-glucosidase 11 encodes MDYLFRFRRSYCWILVIFITGQVEFGWTNVAAIGINYGQIANNLPSPDEVVPLVKSIGATKVKLYDADPRVLRAFANTGVEIMVGLGNEYMSKMQDPKQAQAWIKSNVQPYLPATKITCIFVGNEVLTFNDTSLTDNLLPAMQSVHTALQNLGLDKQVTVTTTHSLAVLEKSYPPSAGAFRSDLEPCLSPILSFQSKAGSPFLINAYPYFAYKDNPKQVPLEFVLFQPNQGVVDSSTGLHYDNMLFMQIDAVYSALASLGYNKLPVHISETGWPSKGDQDEAGATPENAKKYNGNLIKLVAQSTKKGTPMRPNSDLNIYVFALFNENMKPGPTSERNYGLFKPDGTPAYSLGLATTASPSSSSDGVSGNSSNSGVNGGAPPLPPSSSTGYLSISSATSPDQERYRFLGASLWSLVVLVTGVLKF; translated from the exons ATGGATTATTTATTTAGATTCCGCCGCAGCTACTGTTGGATACTTGTAATATTCATCACAG GACAAGTAGAATTTGGTTGGACCAATGTGGCGGCGATCGGGATCAACTACGGGCAGATAGCGAACAACCTGCCGTCGCCGGACGAGGTGGTGCCGCTGGTGAAGTCGATCGGAGCAACAAAGGTGAAGCTCTACGACGCGGACCCTCGCGTGCTGCGCGCGTTCGCGAACACAGGGGTGGAGATCATGGTGGGGCTGGGGAACGAGTACATGTCGAAGATGCAGGACCCGAAGCAAGCACAGGCATGGATCAAGTCCAATGTCCAGCCTTACCTCCCGGCCACCAAGATCACCTGCATCTTCGTTGGAAACGAGGTCCTCACCTTCAACGACACCTCCCTTACTGACAACCTCCTCCCAGCCATGCAGAGTGTCCACACGGCCCTCCAGAACCTCGGCCTAGACAAACAG GTGACTGTAACGACCACACATTCCTTGGCAGTTCTGGAAAAATCCTATCCACCGTCTGCCGGCGCGTTCCGTTCAGACCTGGAACCGTGTCTGAGTCCAATCCTGAGCTTCCAATCCAAAGCGGGATCGCCATTCCTGATAAACGCATACCCATACTTTGCGTACAAGGACAACCCAAAGCAAGTACCGCTGGAATTCGTGTTGTTCCAACCGAACCAGGGCGTTGTGGACTCATCCACCGGGCTCCACTACGACAACATGCTGTTCATGCAGATCGACGCCGTTTACTCGGCGCTAGCGTCGTTAGGGTACAACAAGCTTCCCGTTCACATCTCAGAGACGGGGTGGCCTTCCAAGGGGGACCAAGACGAAGCCGGAGCCACACCGGAGAATGCCAAGAAGTACAACGGTAACCTCATCAAGTTGGTGGCTCAGAGTACTAAGAAGGGCACGCCAATGAGGCCCAACTCCGACTTGAATATTTATGTCTTTGCATTGTTTAATGAGAATATGAAGCCCGGGCCCACCTCAGAGCGGAACTATGGCCTTTTTAAGCCCGATGGAACTCCGGCATATTCTCTTGGCTTGGCTACCACGGCTTCTCCGTCCTCGTCCAGTGACGGAGTTAGTGGTAACAGCAGTAACAGTGGCGTTAACGGTGGAGCGCCGCCACTTCCTCCTAGCTCTTCCACCGGATACTTGTCCATTTCCTCTGCCACCTCACCG GACCAAGAGAGATACCGTTTCCTAGGAGCATCATTATGGTCGTTGGTGGTGTTGGTGACGGGGGTTTTAAAATTTTGA